In Procambarus clarkii isolate CNS0578487 chromosome 25, FALCON_Pclarkii_2.0, whole genome shotgun sequence, the following proteins share a genomic window:
- the LOC138368523 gene encoding serine/arginine repetitive matrix protein 1-like, whose product MASPMPLKPKGVSNAPNTKRRPQRPQHNSVSPTPPTPHRVSNTLNTTVRHQHPQHHKASPMPSTPHGVSYTLNNIRRRERPQHHTTSPTPSTPHGVSNALNTTQDLQRPQHLMASLTPSTPHNVTDALNTTRRLQRRQHLPASPTPLTPHGVSYTLNTTRRLQCPHHHSATPTPSTPHGFSNAPNATRRVQRSQHHRASRTPSTPHDVTNAPNTTRRPQRPQHNSVSPTPPTSHGVTNTLNTTRRHQQPQHHRAFPTPSTPHGVSYPLNTTQRLQRPQHHSASLTPSTPQGVSNALNTTWRLQSPNTTWRHQRPQHHTASATRQHISPSPTPSTPHGVSNELNTTQGLQRPQHHSASSTPSSPHNGSKAPNTSRRLQRP is encoded by the coding sequence ATGGCGTCACCAATGCCCCTAAAACCAAAAGGCGTCTCTAATGCCCCCAACACcaaacggcgtccccaacgcccccaACACAACTCGGTGTCTCCCacgcccccaacaccacacagggtctcaaacaccctcaacaccacagtgcgtcaccaacaccctcaacaccacaaggCGTCTCCaatgccctcaacaccacacggcgtctcctacaccctcaacaacaTACGTCGTCgcgaacgccctcaacaccacacaacgtcaccgacgccctcaacaccacacggcgtctccaacgccctcaacaccactcaggatcTCCAACGCCCTCAGCACCTCATGGCGTCtctaacgccctcaacaccacacaacgtcaccgacgccctcaacaccacacggcgtctccaacgccgccAACACCTCccagcgtctccaacgcccttaacaccacacggcgtctcatacaccctcaacaccacacggcgtctgcAATGCCCGCATCACCACTCGGCGACtcccacgccctcaacaccacacggcttCTCCAACGCCCCCAACGCCACACGGCGTGTCCAACGCTCTCAACACCACAGAGCGTCTCGAACCCCCTCAACACCACATGACGTCACCAATGcccccaacaccacacggcgtccccaGCGCCCCCAACATAACTCGGTGTCTCCAACGCCCCCAACATCACACGGCGTCACcaacaccctgaacaccacaaggcgtcaccaacaacctcaacaccacagggcgtttccaacgccctcaacaccacacggcgtctcctACCCCCTCAACACTACACAGCGTCTGCAACGCCCCCAACACCACTCAGCGTCtctaacaccctcaacaccacagggcgtctccaacgccctcaacaccacatggCGTCTCCAAAGCCCTAACACCACATGGCGtcaccaacgccctcaacaccacacagcgtctgCAACGCGCCAACACatctcaccatcaccaacaccctcaacaccacacggcgtctccaacgaactcaacaccactcagggtctccaacgccctcagcaCCACTCGGCGTCTTCAACGCCCTCATCACCACATAACGGTTCGAAAGCCCCCAACACTTCCCGGCGTCTTCAACGCCCTTAA
- the LOC138368521 gene encoding glutamate--tRNA ligase-like, which produces MPSTPHGVSYTLNNIRRRERPQHHTTSPTPSTPHGVSNALNTTQDLQRPQHLMASLTPSTPHNVTDALNTTRRLQRRQHLPASPTPLTPHGVSYTLNTTRRLQCPHHQSATPTPSTPHGFSNTPNATRRVQRSQHHRASRTPSTPHDVTNAPNTTRRPQRPQHNSVSPTPPTSHGVTNTLNTTRRHQQPQHHRAFPTPSTPHGVSYPLNTTQRLQRPQHHSASLTPSTPQGVSNALNTTWRLQSPNTTWRHQRPQHHTASATRQHISPSPTPSTPHGVSNELNTTQGLQRPQHHSASSTPSTPHNGSKAPNTSRRLQRP; this is translated from the coding sequence atgccctcaacaccacacggcgtctcctacaccctcaacaacaTACGTCGTCgcgaacgccctcaacaccacacaacgtcaccgacgccctcaacaccacacggcgtctccaacgccctcaacaccactcaggatcTCCAACGCCCTCAGCACCTCATGGCGTCtctaacgccctcaacaccacacaacgtcaccgacgccctcaacaccacacggcgtctccaacgccgccAACACCTCccagcgtctccaacgcccttaacaccacacggcgtctcatacaccctcaacaccacacggcgtctgcAATGCCCGCATCACCAATCGGCGACtcccacgccctcaacaccacacggcttCTCCAACACCCCCAACGCCACACGGCGTGTCCAACGCTCTCAACACCACAGAGCGTCTCGAACCCCCTCAACACCACATGACGTCACCAATGcccccaacaccacacggcgtccccaGCGCCCCCAACATAACTCGGTGTCTCCAACGCCCCCAACATCACACGGCGTCACcaacaccctgaacaccacaaggcgtcaccaacaacctcaacaccacagggcgtttccaacgccctcaacaccacacggcgtctcctACCCCCTCAACACTACACAGCGTCTGCAACGCCCCCAACACCACTCAGCGTCtctaacaccctcaacaccacagggcgtctccaacgccctcaacaccacatggCGTCTCCAAAGCCCTAACACCACATGGCGtcaccaacgccctcaacaccacacagcgtctgCAACGCGCCAACACatctcaccatcaccaacaccctcaacaccacacggcgtctccaacgaactcaacaccactcagggtctccaacgccctcagcaCCACTCGGCGTcttcaacgccctcaacaccacataaCGGTTCGAAAGCCCCCAACACTTCCCGGCGTCTTCAACGCCCTTAA
- the LOC138368519 gene encoding mucin-2-like, which translates to MPSTPPGISNALNTTWRLQSPNTTWRHQRPQQHTASPTSQHQSPSPTPSTPHCVSNALNTTRRLKLSQHNAASPEPSTPLGVSNALSTTRHLQHPQHHRAFPTPPTPPGVFNAPNTTRRLQRPQNHSVSPTPSTPHDVSYDRNNPRRLQRPNTTRRYQALNTTRRLQSLQYHSASPTPSTPHAVSNALNTTWGLKRPEHHIASPTSSTPHNVTYAVNTRRRLQRPQHHTMSPKPSTPHGVSNTLNTTEHFQRPQHHSALATPSTPHGVSYTLNPTGRSQRPHHHLPSPTPLTPHNVSNAPNTSQRLQCP; encoded by the coding sequence ATGCCCTCAACACCTCCGGGCATCTCTAACGCACTCAACACTACATGGCGTCTCCAAAGCCCCAACACCACATGGCGTCACCAACGCCCTCAAcagcacacggcgtctccaacgtccCAACAccaatcaccatcaccaacaccctcaacaccacactgcGTCTCCAAcgcactcaacaccacacggcgtctgaAACTATCCCAACACAACGCCGCGTCTCCAgagccctcaacaccactcggggtctccaacgccctcagcaCCACTCGGCatctccaacaccctcaacaccacagggcGTTTCCAACGCCCCCAACACCTCCCGGCGTCTTCAACGCCCCTAACACcactcggcgtctccaacgccctcaaaacCACTCggtgtctccaacgccctcaacgccACACGACGTCTCCTACGATCGCAACAATcctcggcgtctccaacgccccaacaccacacggcgttaccaagccctcaacaccactcggCGTCTCCAAAGCCTTCAGTACCACTCggcgtctcctacaccctcaacaccacacgccgTCTCCAATGCCCTCAACACCACTTGGGGTCTCAAACGCCCTGAACACCACATAGCGTCgccaacgtcctcaacaccacacaacgtcACCTACGCAGTCAACACCagacggcgtctccaacgcccccaacaccacacaatgTCACcaaagccctcaacaccacacggcgtctcaaacaccctcaacaccacagagcatttccaacgccctcaacaccactcggcgttagcaacgccctcaacaccacacggcgtttCCTACACCCTCAACCCCACGGGACGTTCCCAACGCCCTCATCACCACTTACCGTCTCCAACGCCCTTAACACCACACAACGTTTCCAACGCCCCCAACACCTCCCAGCGTCTCCAATGCCCTTAA
- the LOC138368520 gene encoding mucin-6-like yields MAFPTPSTPLGVSNALNTSRLLSTPSTPQDDSNALNTTYHLHRPQHHTTSLTPSTPPGVSNALNTTGRLQRPQNKSASPTPLTPNGVTNALNTTRRLRRSQNSSASPTPSTQHGVTNAPNTTRRCQLPKHHTASPTLLTPHGVSNAPNITRSLQRPQHLTESPTPSTSHGVSNALNTTLRLLSPQHHTTSPTIPKTLSVSNALNTTLRLQRPKHPTTSPTPHGVSNALNTTRRLHRPQHHSASPTHLTPLGVSNALTITRRLQRPQHHSATPRPQHNTASPTPSTSLSVSNALYTSRRLQRPQQHTASIRNIAGTTVDIFKRKLHLFLERSAGPTGLRYQPGNSVSNASNTTRRLQHPQHHRASPMPSTPHGFCNTLNTTGRLQPPQHRMASLMPPTPQGVSNAPSTKRRLQHPQHHSVSPTPSTPQAVTNALNTTGRLQRPQHHMASPTPQHHSAHQHPQQHTASPTPQHHSAHQHHQHHTASPTHSTPHGVSKYPNTTPRLQRPQHHSGSPTPSTPLGVSNALNTTQGHQRPQHNMASPSPQHHSASPTPSVPLGVSYALNTTWGLQRLQHHTSSPTPSTPHNITEALNTTRCLQRPQHLTASPTPSTPRNVNNVLNTTRRLQHSQHHRAFPTPSTQLGVSNALNTTQSLQRHLDLSESSKPLTPHGDPYTLNTTRRPLHPQHHTASATPSKSLGVSNALNTTRRFQRPQHHSASPTPSTPLSISNALNTTRRPQRPQHHSVSPTPSSPLSDSNALNTTRILQRPQHHTAFSTPSTPHGISNALNTTRRVKRP; encoded by the exons atggcatttccaacgccctcaacaccacttggcgtctccaacgcccttaaCACCTCACGGCTTCtttcaacaccctcaacaccacaggacGATTCCAACGCCCTGAACACCACTTACCATCTCcatcgccctcaacaccacacaacgtctctaacgccctcaacaccacccggcgtctccaacgccctcaacaccacagggcgtctccaacgccctcaaaacAAGtctgcgtctccaacgcccttaaCACCAAACGGCGtcaccaacgccctcaacaccacccggCGTCTTCGACGCTCTCAAAACTcctcggcgtctccaacgccctcaacacaacatggTGTCACCAACGCCCCCAATACCACACGGCGTTGCCAACTCCCTAAACACCACACAGCGTCGCCAACGCTCttaacaccacacggcgtctccaacgcccccaACATCACTCGGAGTcttcaacgccctcaacacctcacagagtctccaacgccctcaacatctcacggcgtctccaacgccctcaacaccactcttCGTCTCCtaagccctcaacaccacacgacgTCTCCTACGATCCCAAAAACACTCAGCgtatccaacgccctcaacaccacactgcGACTCCAACGCCCTAAACACCCCACGACGTCCCCAACACCAcatggcgtctccaacgccctcaacaccactcggCGTCTACACCGCCCTCAACATcactcggcgtctccaacgcacttaacaccactcggcgtctccaacgctCTCACCATAACTCGGCGTCtccaacgtcctcaacaccactcggcgactccacgccctcaacacaacacggcGTCCCCTACGCCCTCAACATCACtcagcgtctccaacgccctttaCACCTCTCGGcgactccaacgccctcaacagcacacagcaagcataagaaatattgccggaacaaccgtggacattttcaagaggaaactacatTTATTCCTtgaaaggagtgccggaccaaccgggctgcg atatcaaccaggtaacagcgTCTCCAACGcctccaacaccacacggcgtctccaacaccctcaacaccacagggcATCTCCaatgccctcaacaccacacggcttctgcaacaccctcaacaccacagggcGTCTCCAACCCCCTCAACACCGCATGGCGTCACTAATGCCCCCAACACCACAAGGCGTCTCCAATGCCCCCAGCACCAAACGTCgtctccaacaccctcaacaccactcggTGTCCCCAACGCCTTCAACACCACAGGCCGTCACCAatgccctcaacaccacagggcgtctccaacgccctcaacatcacatggcgtctccaacgccccaaCACCACTCagcgcaccaacaccctcaacaacacacggcgtctccaacgccccaaCACCACTCGgcgcaccaacaccatcaacaccacacggcATCTCCAAcgcactcaacaccacacggcgtctccaagtaTCCCAACACAACGcctcgtctccaacgccctcagcaCCACTCGGGgtctccaacaccctcaacaccacttggcgtctccaacgccctcaacaccactcagggtcaccaacgccctcaacacaacatggCGTCCCcaagccctcaacaccactcggcgtctccaacgccttcAGTACCACTCGGCGTCTcctacgccctcaacaccacttgGGGTCTCCAACGCCTTCAACACCACACGTCTtcgccaacgccctcaacaccacacaacatcaccgaagccctcaacaccactcggtgtctccaacgccctcagcaCCTCACAGCGTCTCCAACGCCTTCAACACCCCGCAACGTCAacaacgtcctcaacaccacacggcgtctccaacactctcaacaccacagggcgtttccaacgccctcaacacaactcggcgtctccaacgccctcaatacCACACAAAGTCTCCAACGCCACCTAGACCTCTCGGAGTCTTCAAAGCCCTTAACTCCACACGGCGacccctacaccctcaacaccacacggcgacccctacaccctcaacaccacacggcgtctgcAACGCCCTCAAAATcactcggcgtctccaacgccctcaacaccactcggCGTTTCCAACGTCCTCAACATCACTCGGCGTCTCCaactccctcaacaccactcagcatctccaacgccctcaacacaacacggcgtccccaacgccctcaacatcacTCAGTGTCTCCAACGCCCTCTTCACCTCTCAGcgactccaacgccctcaacaccacacggatTCTCCAACGcccccaacaccacacggcgttttcaacaccctcaacaccacacggcatctctaacgccctcaacaccacacggcgtgtCAAACGCCCTTAA
- the LOC138368522 gene encoding mucin-6-like produces the protein MHSTPHGVSKAPTPHGVTNALNTTRRLQRPNTTLRHQHPQHHTASPTHSTPHSVSNYPNTTLRHQSPQHHSGSPTPLTPHGVSLRPQHHMASAMPPTPLGVSNALNTTRCLQRPQHHLATPRPQHNTASSTPSTSLSFSNALYTSQRLQRPQQHTASPTPSTPHGVSNALNSTRRHQRPQLHTASATPSTPQGVSNPLNTAWRHQCP, from the coding sequence ATGCACTCAACACCACATGGCGTCTCCAAAGCCCCAACACCACATGGCGtcaccaacgccctcaacaccacacggcgtctccaacgtccCAACACCACTCTccgtcaccaacaccctcaacaccacactgcATCTCCAacgcactcaacaccacacagcgtctcCAACTATCCCAACACAACGCTGCGTCACCAaagccctcaacaccactcggGGTCTCCAACGCCCttaacaccacacggcgtctccttacgccctcaacaccacatggCGTCTGCAATGCCTCCAACACcactcggcgtctccaacgccctcaacaccactcggtgtctccaacgccctcaacaccacctggcaactccacgccctcaacacaacacggcGTCCTCAACGCCGTCAACATCACTTAGCTTCTCCAACGCCCTCTACACCTCTCAGcgactccaacgccctcaacagcaCACTGCGTCTcctacgccctcaacaccacatggcgtctccaacgccctcaactccACACGGCGTCACCAACGCCCTCAACTCCACACGGCGTctgcaacaccctcaacaccacagggcGTCTCCAACCCCCTCAACACCGCATGGCGTCACCAATGCCCCTAA